The Chrysiogenia bacterium region GCGGAAGACTTTGGTGATCATGTGGCTACCTCAGTTTCCCCAGGGATGCGGGATTTCCCTGAATCATCCCTCCGGGTCGATCATACCGAAGCGGGGGCTGGCCTGCCAGCCGAAGCTTGCGGGAGCAAGCGCAGGCTGGTGCGGAAGGAGGGACTTGAACCCTCACGGTCTTACGACCACTAGATCCTGAATCTAGCCTGTCTACCAATTTCAGCACTTCCGCAGTGGCCTGTGTGCCGATACGGGCAGCTCGTCGCTGCCCGGGGCGCCTAAGTTAGCCGTGGCGGATGAAATGTCAATTAAATTCGCGCGCTTCTTTGGGGGTGCCCAGGGGGCTCAGGCCCGGCTCCGGGCGGCTTTTTCGAGGGCTTCGAGAAACGGGCCGCGCACCTGCTGGGGAACGCCCTCATCCTCGGTATCGGAGTCGTAGAACGTGCGCGCGTGGTGGCCGTGGAAATCGCTGCCGCCGGTGCAGATGAGCCCCAGCCTGGTGGCAATGGAGGCGTACATGCGGCGTTTTTGCGCGTCGTGGTCGAAGTGATAGACCTCGATCCCGGTGAGCCCGGCCTTCTTGAGGTCCGAGAGCTCGCGCTCGCCAAAGCCATCGACCCCCGGGTGCGCCACCGAAGTGATGCCGCCGGCCTCGCGCACCTGGGCGATGATGTCGGAGGTCTCGATCTTCTCGTAGGGGACGTAGCAGGGCTTGCCGTCCGCCAGATACTTGTCAAAGGCTTCCTGGATCTCGGAGACGATCCCCTGCTCGACCAGCGCGCGGGCCACGTGGGGGCGCGTGATGGCAGCCCCGTCGGCCAGGCGGCGGACAATGGACTCATCGAGCGGCACGCCGATCTTCTCGAAC contains the following coding sequences:
- a CDS encoding PHP domain-containing protein, with product MSRNFIDLHMHSTASDGLFQPEEVMQKARAKGVGLISLTDHDTMRGVQRADAEAQKLGMTLIPGVEISTRTHGKNCHLLAYFKSAEGLDDFIVMLDERLEARERRFKEMVGKFEKIGVPLDESIVRRLADGAAITRPHVARALVEQGIVSEIQEAFDKYLADGKPCYVPYEKIETSDIIAQVREAGGITSVAHPGVDGFGERELSDLKKAGLTGIEVYHFDHDAQKRRMYASIATRLGLICTGGSDFHGHHARTFYDSDTEDEGVPQQVRGPFLEALEKAARSRA